Within the Polaribacter pectinis genome, the region TTTCGGAATTTTAATGATGTTGGGAATTAAATTGTACAAGAGAATTCGCGAGAAAAAATCTTGGGATAAAGCAGAAAAAGAGGTTTTAGAAAGTGATGAAACCAAAAATTTAGAGAATTAACCTCTAATACTTTGTTCAAAAGGAATTCTATTCACAATAGATCTTCCTAAAGTAACTTCATCTGCATATTCTAATTCATCGCCTACAGAAATTCCACGTGCAATTGTAGATGTTGTAATATCGAATTTCTCTATTTGTTTAAAAATATAGAAATTTGTGGTATCTCCTTCCATAGTTGAACTTAAAGCAAAAATCAATTCTTTTACTTCTCCGTTTTCAACTTTATTAATAAGCGATTCTATCTGCAAATTTTGGGGACCAATTCCTTCAATGGGAGAAATTTTCCCACCCAATACATGGTATAATCCATTAAATTGAGACGTACTTTCAATTGCCATTACATCTCTAATGTCTTCAACAACACAAACAATTTCAGGGTTTCTTTTTGGGTTGTTACAAATATCACACAAAGCTGTATCAGAAATATTGTGGCATTTTTCACAAGTTTTTACATCATTTCTTAAATGCAACAAAGCTTCAGACAAATACTTTGTATTGTCAGTTGGTTGTTTTAGTAAATGTAAAACCAAACGCAATGCAGTTCTTTTACCAATTCCTGGCAAACGTGAAACTTCATTTACAGCATTTTCTAATAATTTTGATGAAAAATCCATAGTTTGCAAATTTAACTTATTATCGAGAAAAGAATCAATAAAAAAGAGAAAAGACTTCTAAAAAACATATATTCGTATCATTAATTATAACTTAAAATGAAGCCAGAGTATATCATCTTATTAATTGTTGCTTACTTTTCTGTATTAATACTTATTTCTTATATCACAGGAAAATCTGCAGACAATAAAACCTTTTTTAAAGCTAACAACTCTTCACCTTGGTATTTGGTTGCTTTTGGTATGATTGGCGCATCTCTTTCTGGTGTTACCTTTATTTCTGTACCTGGTTGGGTAGAAGCGCAAGGAATGAGTTATTTTCAAATGGTTTTAGGGTATGTTGTTGGTTACGCAGTAATTGGTTTAGTACTGCTTCCTCTTTATTACAAACTCAATTTAACTTCAATTTATACATACTTACAAGATAGATTTGGCGAATATTCATATAAAACAGGTGCCAGTTTTTTCTTACTTTCTAGAACAATTGGTGCTGCTTTTAGATTGTTTTTAGTAGCAAATGTGTTGCAAGTAATTTTATTTGACGCTTACGGAATTCCTTTTTGGGTTACAGTTTCCATAACTATATTATTGATTTGGTTATACACATTTAAAGGAGGAATTAAAACCATTGTTTGGACAGATACATTGCAAACATTATTTATGCTGATTGCAGTTGGTGTTTGTATTTACACTATTTCTGACGAATTACAAATAAGTAATTTATTCTCTTATGTTGCAGATAGTGAATTGTCTAAAACATTCTTTTTCGAAGATGTAAATGCTGGAAATTATTTTTGGAAACAGTTTTTAGCTGGTGCTTTTATAGCCGTTGTTATGACTGGTTTAGACCAAGATATGATGCAAAAAAACCTTACTTGCAGAAACTTAAAAGATGCACAAAAAAACATGTTTTGGTTTACAATTGTATTAGTAATTGTTAACTTTTTCTTTTTAGCGTTAGGTGTATTATTAACAGATTACGCGCAGAAAAACGGAATTGATGCTCATAAAGACCAACTTTTTCCAATAATTGCAACCAAAGGAACTTTAGGTTTGGCAACAGCAATGTTCTTTTTGTTAGGTTTAATTGCAGCTGCATATTCTAGTGCAGATTCTGCCCTAACTTCTTTAACTACGTCTTTTAGTATAGACATTTTAGAAATTGATAAAAAAAGAAATGCTG harbors:
- the recR gene encoding recombination mediator RecR, with the protein product MDFSSKLLENAVNEVSRLPGIGKRTALRLVLHLLKQPTDNTKYLSEALLHLRNDVKTCEKCHNISDTALCDICNNPKRNPEIVCVVEDIRDVMAIESTSQFNGLYHVLGGKISPIEGIGPQNLQIESLINKVENGEVKELIFALSSTMEGDTTNFYIFKQIEKFDITTSTIARGISVGDELEYADEVTLGRSIVNRIPFEQSIRG
- a CDS encoding sodium:solute symporter → MKPEYIILLIVAYFSVLILISYITGKSADNKTFFKANNSSPWYLVAFGMIGASLSGVTFISVPGWVEAQGMSYFQMVLGYVVGYAVIGLVLLPLYYKLNLTSIYTYLQDRFGEYSYKTGASFFLLSRTIGAAFRLFLVANVLQVILFDAYGIPFWVTVSITILLIWLYTFKGGIKTIVWTDTLQTLFMLIAVGVCIYTISDELQISNLFSYVADSELSKTFFFEDVNAGNYFWKQFLAGAFIAVVMTGLDQDMMQKNLTCRNLKDAQKNMFWFTIVLVIVNFFFLALGVLLTDYAQKNGIDAHKDQLFPIIATKGTLGLATAMFFLLGLIAAAYSSADSALTSLTTSFSIDILEIDKKRNAEEQEKIRKRIHIIFSFVLIAVILIFKYFIADASVIAKIFTFAGYTYGPLLGLYAFGLFTKQKVKDKIVPVICIIAPILTYIISYYSKENFGFDFGFFVLVLNGFLTFIGLTIIKRR